ACAATATCTTCCGTGTCGGCGCCACGCTGCAGGATCTGAATTTCTGGATCCTCAACGACATCATCTGGCGCAAGACCAACCCGATGCCGAATTTCAAGGGCCGCCGTTTCCAGAACGCCCATGAGACGATGATCTGGGCAAGTCCCAGCGCCAAGGCCAAGGGCTATACCTTCAATTACGATGCGCTGAAGGCCGCCAATGACGACGTGCAGATGCGCTCCGACTGGCTCTTCCCGATCTGCAACGGCAGCGAACGGCTGAAGGGGGAGGACGGCAAGAAGGCGCATCCGACGCAGAAGCCTGAAGCGCTGCTCGCCCGTGTCATCATGGCCTCGACCAAGCCCGGCGATATCGTGCTCGATCCCTTCTTCGGCTCGGGAACGACGGGCGCCGTCGCCAAGCGTCTCGGCCGTCACTTCGTCGGTATCGAGCGCGAGCAGGATTATATCGATGCGGCCGCAGCCCGCATCGCCGCCGTCGAGCCGCTCGGCAAGGCGGAACTGACCGTAATGACCGGCAAGAAGGCCGAAGTCCGCGTCGCCTTCAACGTGCTTGTTGAAAGCGGCCTGATCAAGCCCGGCCAGGTGCTGACCGACGCCAGGCGCCGCTATAGCGCGATTGTCCGCGCCGACGGCACCGTAGCTTCCGGCGGCGAGGCCGGCTCCATTCATCGTCTCGGCGCCAAGGTGCAGGGTCTCGATGCATGCAACGGATGGACCTTCTGGCATTTCGAAGACGGGCAGTCCCTGCGCCCGATCGACGATCTCAGGTCCGTCATCCGCAGTGATCTGGCAAAGGCGTAGTGAGCAACGCCTTCGCGAGATCGAGATACCTTCTTCCGGTTTCCTCCAGTTGCGGAAGAAGGCTAAGACGCCCGGAGTTTGAGCTCCGGGCGTCTTCTATTCAAGAATACCATTTTCAGAAGTCGCGATAATCGGTGACCTCGACCCGTGTGACACGCCCTTCCGCGTTGAAGGTAATCGTCTCCTCACCCTCGCGGATCAGCGGCTTGCCCGTCTTTCTGTGGGTGGCGCGCACCGACCAGACCGACCGGCCGGAGAGCGGCGTCAATGTTTCCACCAGCGAATTTTCCGCCGTCTGATCGGGATAGTCGTCGAAATAACGCCGGAAGGCAGCCATGATTTCCGCCCGTCCCGCAAGGCTGCCGACGCCGTTCGAGACATAGGTCGCGTCCTCGGCGAAATAATTCTCGATCGCCGGATAATCGAGGGCGTTGATGGCAGCGTGAAAGGCTTCGATTTGCTTTGCCGGGTCGAAAGCCATGGGTCTCAGACCTTCACCCCATAGCCGGCGAGATCGCTGCGCAATTTGTCGGCGCCCGAAAACAGCACTGCATTCCAACCGAAGGCCTTGGCGCCCTCGACATTGACCGGCGCGTCGTCGATGAAGATCGTCGCTGCCGGATCGAGGCCGAAGCTTTTCGTATGCGTCTCGTAGATGGCGATATCGGGCTTGATCAGACCGACATCGCCGGAAACGGTGACGCCGCGCGGTTTGGTCAGGAAGGGGAAGCGTTGCTGCGCCTCGCGGAACGTGTCGGAGGCGAAGTTGGTCAGCATCGTCACGTCGCGCCCCTGGGCAATCAGCCCTTCCATGATCGCTACGCTGTCGTTATAGGCGTGCGGCACCATCTCGTGCCAATATTTGCGGAAGGCCCGGATATGCTCTTCGCGGGCAGGGTGCTGTTTTATCAGCAGCGCTTCGGCCTCCGCCCAGGTGCGGCCGCGGTCCTGCTCGATGTTCCAGTCATGGGTGCAGATATTGGCGAAGAACCAGTGGCGCTCGGCCTCATCGGGGATGAGGCGGCTGAAAGGGAGATGCGGATCGTAATGAATTAGGACTTTGCCGATGTCGAAAACGATATGTCTTATGTCGGTGGTCATGGTCATCCCTTGGATGTTTTAAACGCGAGAGGAATAGCCGCTGCGATCGCTTTTTTCATGATGGTTGGTAAGGCCTGGGCTTCAAGATTTGTAACCGGCTCCCACCATCCGTCATTCGCGCCGTCATCCATAGCGACGTTGGCAGCGATGGCCGCACGATAGATC
The Rhizobium leguminosarum DNA segment above includes these coding regions:
- a CDS encoding site-specific DNA-methyltransferase — translated: MASVFPLADLKASVKSDSRPGSRSDSWPASWVDTIIKGDCVSALEALPSHSVDIIFADPPYNLQLGGTLHRPDQSLVDAVDDEWDQFASFEAYDAFTRAWLLACRRVLKPTGSIWVIGSYHNIFRVGATLQDLNFWILNDIIWRKTNPMPNFKGRRFQNAHETMIWASPSAKAKGYTFNYDALKAANDDVQMRSDWLFPICNGSERLKGEDGKKAHPTQKPEALLARVIMASTKPGDIVLDPFFGSGTTGAVAKRLGRHFVGIEREQDYIDAAAARIAAVEPLGKAELTVMTGKKAEVRVAFNVLVESGLIKPGQVLTDARRRYSAIVRADGTVASGGEAGSIHRLGAKVQGLDACNGWTFWHFEDGQSLRPIDDLRSVIRSDLAKA
- a CDS encoding nuclear transport factor 2 family protein, which translates into the protein MAFDPAKQIEAFHAAINALDYPAIENYFAEDATYVSNGVGSLAGRAEIMAAFRRYFDDYPDQTAENSLVETLTPLSGRSVWSVRATHRKTGKPLIREGEETITFNAEGRVTRVEVTDYRDF
- a CDS encoding HAD family hydrolase, which gives rise to MTTDIRHIVFDIGKVLIHYDPHLPFSRLIPDEAERHWFFANICTHDWNIEQDRGRTWAEAEALLIKQHPAREEHIRAFRKYWHEMVPHAYNDSVAIMEGLIAQGRDVTMLTNFASDTFREAQQRFPFLTKPRGVTVSGDVGLIKPDIAIYETHTKSFGLDPAATIFIDDAPVNVEGAKAFGWNAVLFSGADKLRSDLAGYGVKV